From the genome of Ralstonia pickettii, one region includes:
- a CDS encoding phosphomannomutase/phosphoglucomutase has protein sequence MSSINPTIFKAYDIRGIVGKTVDAETARLIGRAFGSAARAKGESAVVIGRDGRLSGPELLAALAEGLRAGGVDVIDLGLVATPMVYFGTNIELAGRRATSGVMVTGSHNPPDYNGFKMVLAGQAIYGEQIQALRTRIEQGDFTEGAGDYVQVDIRQQYIDRIISDVKVSRPMKIAVDCGNGVAGAFAPELFRAMGCEVTELFCEVDGHFPNHHPDPAHVENLQDLVRTLQTTDCELGLAFDGDGDRLGVVTKDGQVIFPDRQLMLFAQEVLSRNPGGEIIFDVKCTGKLAPFIREHGGKATMWKTGHSLVKAKLKETGAPLAGEMSGHIFFKDRWYGFDDGLYTGARLLEIVSRLADPSATLNALPNSHCTPELQLKCAEGESFELLDRIKANATFAGAKEVNRIDGVRVEYEDGFGLARPSNTTPVVVMRFEADNDAAMARIQGEFRRVILAEKPDAQLPF, from the coding sequence ATGAGCAGCATCAACCCCACCATCTTCAAAGCCTACGACATCCGCGGCATCGTCGGAAAAACCGTCGATGCCGAAACCGCACGCCTGATCGGCCGTGCCTTCGGCTCCGCAGCTCGCGCCAAGGGCGAATCTGCCGTCGTCATCGGTCGCGATGGCCGCCTGTCTGGCCCGGAACTGCTTGCAGCGCTCGCAGAGGGCCTACGCGCCGGCGGCGTCGATGTGATCGATCTTGGCCTCGTGGCCACGCCGATGGTCTACTTTGGCACAAACATCGAGCTGGCCGGTCGTCGCGCCACGTCAGGCGTGATGGTCACGGGCAGCCACAACCCGCCCGACTACAACGGTTTCAAGATGGTGCTGGCAGGCCAGGCCATCTACGGCGAGCAGATTCAAGCATTGCGCACGCGCATCGAGCAGGGCGATTTCACCGAGGGCGCAGGCGATTACGTCCAGGTGGACATCCGTCAACAGTACATCGACCGAATCATCTCCGATGTCAAGGTGAGCCGCCCGATGAAGATTGCCGTGGACTGCGGCAACGGTGTGGCAGGCGCCTTTGCCCCGGAGCTGTTCCGTGCGATGGGCTGCGAGGTGACGGAGTTGTTCTGCGAGGTGGATGGCCACTTCCCGAACCACCATCCGGACCCGGCCCACGTCGAGAACCTGCAGGACCTGGTGCGCACGCTGCAGACCACCGATTGTGAACTCGGCCTCGCGTTCGATGGCGACGGCGACCGCCTGGGCGTGGTCACCAAGGACGGCCAGGTCATCTTCCCCGACCGCCAGTTGATGCTGTTCGCGCAGGAAGTCCTGTCGCGCAACCCGGGCGGCGAAATCATCTTTGACGTGAAGTGCACGGGCAAGTTGGCGCCGTTCATTCGGGAGCACGGCGGTAAGGCCACGATGTGGAAGACGGGCCATTCGCTCGTCAAGGCCAAGCTGAAGGAAACGGGCGCACCGCTGGCCGGTGAGATGAGCGGCCACATCTTCTTCAAGGATCGCTGGTACGGTTTCGATGACGGTCTTTACACGGGCGCGCGCCTGCTGGAAATTGTCTCGCGCCTGGCAGATCCGAGCGCCACACTCAACGCGCTGCCGAACTCGCACTGCACGCCTGAGCTGCAACTGAAGTGTGCGGAGGGCGAATCGTTCGAGCTGCTCGACAGGATCAAGGCCAATGCCACGTTTGCCGGCGCGAAGGAAGTGAACCGCATCGACGGCGTACGCGTGGAATACGAAGATGGCTTTGGCCTGGCGCGTCCGTCCAATACCACGCCGGTGGTGGTGATGCGCTTCGAGGCCGACAACGATGCCGCGATGGCGCGCATCCAGGGTGAATTCCGCCGCGTGATCCTGGCCGAGAAGCCGGACGCGCAACTGCCGTTCTGA
- the waaC gene encoding lipopolysaccharide heptosyltransferase I, protein MRVLIVKVSSLGDVVHCTPVVADILRAYPDAEIDWVVEEGFAGLVRIVRGVRGVIPFSLRRWRKSLGSGRTWGEVAAFRRALRAKSYDAVLDTQGLIKTALVAAQAKLAPGGFVAGFGNRTEGAGYEPLAKLFYQRKIEMEPHIHVVERSRRMVAEALGYALTDTIDFGLQPPADLPFNLPRPYVALVHATSRADKGWPLEAWVDVARALLARDYAIALPWGSETERRTSEAIREAIVAAVPGTVGRVVIPPRMSLPDVTAFLDQAIAVVGVDTGLVHIGAALCKPTVALYNFTTSWRTGGYWTPNVHDIGNAQAHPTSAQALDALRTLGVL, encoded by the coding sequence ATGCGCGTGCTGATCGTCAAGGTTTCGTCGCTTGGCGATGTGGTGCATTGCACGCCGGTGGTGGCCGATATCCTGCGTGCGTATCCGGATGCCGAGATCGATTGGGTGGTTGAAGAGGGCTTTGCCGGACTGGTGCGCATCGTGCGCGGGGTCCGGGGCGTGATTCCGTTTTCCCTGCGGCGGTGGCGCAAGTCACTGGGCTCCGGCAGGACTTGGGGCGAGGTGGCGGCGTTCCGTCGCGCGTTGCGTGCGAAGTCATACGATGCGGTGCTCGACACGCAAGGCCTCATCAAGACGGCGCTCGTCGCGGCCCAGGCCAAGCTGGCGCCGGGCGGTTTCGTGGCGGGCTTCGGCAATCGCACGGAAGGTGCCGGCTATGAGCCGCTTGCCAAGCTGTTCTACCAACGCAAAATCGAAATGGAACCGCACATCCATGTGGTCGAGCGCTCGCGCCGCATGGTGGCGGAGGCGCTCGGTTACGCGCTGACCGACACCATCGACTTCGGTTTGCAGCCGCCGGCCGACTTGCCGTTCAATCTGCCGCGTCCGTACGTGGCACTGGTGCACGCGACTTCGCGTGCCGACAAAGGGTGGCCGCTGGAGGCGTGGGTGGATGTCGCACGCGCGCTGCTTGCACGCGACTACGCTATCGCCTTGCCGTGGGGCAGCGAGACCGAGCGACGCACGAGTGAAGCCATCCGTGAGGCCATCGTCGCCGCGGTGCCCGGAACGGTGGGGCGCGTGGTGATCCCGCCGCGCATGTCTCTGCCGGATGTGACGGCATTTCTCGATCAAGCGATTGCGGTGGTGGGGGTGGATACCGGCCTCGTGCACATTGGGGCAGCGTTGTGCAAGCCGACCGTGGCGCTTTACAACTTCACCACGTCGTGGCGTACCGGTGGCTATTGGACGCCGAACGTACACGACATCGGCAACGCCCAAGCCCATCCCACCAGCGCGCAGGCGCTCGATGCGCTCCGTACGCTGGGTGTGCTCTGA
- the waaA gene encoding lipid IV(A) 3-deoxy-D-manno-octulosonic acid transferase, with the protein MLRLLYRWLWRIALPFALLRLWWRGRKEPGYRQHVGERLGFYPPRPNPDRPLLWVHAVSVGETRAAQPLIDALLARFPHHAVLLTHMTPTGRRTGAEFAAQRSGRIIQAYLPYDLPSVVDRFLRHFQPRLGLLMETEIWPVLIERAYSAGVPMVLVNGRLSARSHRRTARLGDAARQTYAQLAAVLAQTPDDADRYRSLGVPRVRVTGNLKFDITPHVDQIMAGRVLHDALHGRSAWVAASTREGEEALLLDAWLAHRAQHVGRRHALLILVPRHPQRFEEVAQAAERAGLRVVRRSALSVSAAGLTDSDRLAEADVLLGDSMGEMALYYSAGEVAFIGGSLLPLGGQNLIEACAVGTPVVIGPHTFNFAQATRDAVAAGACAQVADAAAAVRVIDAWLSDADAREAASRAALAFAATHGGATARTVEAVASLVLPTL; encoded by the coding sequence ATGCTGCGCCTTCTGTATCGCTGGTTGTGGCGCATCGCGCTGCCGTTCGCCCTGCTGCGCCTGTGGTGGCGCGGCCGAAAGGAGCCCGGCTATCGCCAGCACGTCGGCGAGCGGCTCGGCTTCTACCCGCCACGCCCGAATCCGGACCGCCCGCTGCTGTGGGTGCATGCCGTGTCCGTTGGCGAGACACGCGCTGCGCAGCCGCTGATCGATGCGCTGTTGGCGCGCTTCCCGCACCACGCTGTCTTGCTGACGCACATGACGCCGACGGGTCGCCGCACCGGCGCCGAGTTTGCGGCCCAACGCAGCGGCCGGATCATCCAGGCGTATCTGCCGTACGACTTGCCGAGCGTAGTCGATCGGTTTCTGCGTCATTTCCAACCGCGTCTTGGTTTGCTGATGGAGACCGAGATCTGGCCGGTGCTGATCGAGCGTGCCTACTCGGCTGGTGTGCCGATGGTGCTCGTCAACGGGCGCCTGTCTGCGCGCAGCCACCGGCGGACCGCGCGCCTGGGTGACGCCGCGCGCCAGACGTACGCGCAACTCGCCGCGGTGCTGGCACAGACGCCCGACGATGCTGATCGCTACCGCTCGCTCGGCGTGCCGCGCGTGCGGGTGACCGGTAACCTGAAGTTCGACATCACGCCGCATGTCGACCAGATCATGGCTGGCCGCGTGCTGCATGATGCGCTGCACGGTCGCTCAGCATGGGTGGCGGCCAGCACGCGCGAGGGCGAAGAGGCGTTGCTGCTCGACGCATGGCTGGCACATCGCGCGCAGCATGTCGGGCGCCGGCATGCCCTGCTGATTCTTGTGCCGCGTCATCCGCAGCGCTTTGAAGAAGTGGCCCAGGCCGCCGAGCGCGCAGGCCTACGCGTCGTGCGTCGCAGTGCATTGTCGGTGTCGGCAGCAGGGTTGACGGATTCCGATCGACTTGCCGAGGCCGATGTCTTGCTTGGTGATTCGATGGGCGAGATGGCGTTGTATTACTCAGCTGGCGAAGTGGCGTTCATTGGCGGTAGCCTGCTTCCGCTCGGTGGGCAGAACTTGATCGAGGCCTGCGCAGTCGGCACGCCCGTGGTCATCGGCCCGCATACATTCAACTTCGCGCAGGCAACGCGCGATGCGGTGGCGGCAGGCGCGTGCGCGCAGGTGGCCGATGCCGCCGCGGCCGTACGTGTGATCGACGCGTGGCTGTCGGATGCCGATGCTCGCGAAGCTGCGTCACGCGCGGCTTTGGCTTTTGCCGCTACCCACGGAGGTGCGACGGCCCGTACGGTGGAGGCGGTGGCGTCTCTCGTCCTGCCGACGCTGTAA
- a CDS encoding META domain-containing protein, with protein sequence MSQPNRPKPSLLKTPRRVVLTAAALAAMTAATIIGAGCMTPTPSSSPAAAAPAAASASAAATKQTPANAAPNTGQASLAQAQGEGRSRFVLVRWQESGAAPKELPSAEGDDADPAAQPISIEFSGGLEAANGVVSGYSGCNRFSGPYEKLASGMRFGNLVSTRMACDPARMELETAFLEALKSPLATVGMQPSASGKQGRQVIWKTTSGALLQFAERPLPPRGQTH encoded by the coding sequence ATGTCCCAACCGAATCGACCCAAGCCGAGCCTGCTGAAAACGCCGCGCCGCGTGGTGCTGACCGCCGCGGCGCTGGCCGCAATGACCGCCGCCACCATCATCGGTGCCGGCTGCATGACGCCAACGCCTTCATCCTCGCCCGCTGCGGCCGCCCCCGCTGCTGCGTCAGCGTCCGCCGCTGCAACCAAACAGACTCCTGCCAACGCCGCACCCAATACGGGCCAGGCGTCGCTCGCCCAAGCGCAGGGCGAAGGCCGCTCGCGGTTCGTGCTCGTGCGTTGGCAAGAGTCGGGCGCTGCGCCCAAGGAGTTGCCCTCTGCCGAAGGCGACGACGCTGACCCGGCTGCGCAGCCGATTTCCATCGAATTCAGTGGCGGCCTGGAGGCGGCCAACGGCGTGGTGTCCGGCTACTCGGGCTGCAATCGCTTCTCGGGGCCGTATGAGAAGCTCGCCTCGGGCATGCGCTTCGGCAACCTGGTATCGACGCGCATGGCGTGCGACCCGGCGCGCATGGAGCTGGAAACCGCGTTCCTGGAGGCGCTCAAGTCGCCGTTGGCGACTGTCGGTATGCAGCCCTCGGCCAGCGGCAAGCAGGGCCGCCAGGTGATCTGGAAGACGACCAGCGGCGCACTGCTGCAGTTTGCCGAACGGCCTTTGCCGCCGCGCGGCCAGACCCACTGA
- a CDS encoding TolC family outer membrane protein, protein MAARGSLVVLCCSMMPMFAWAQAQPNPAAATDLLSAYRAALANDPQFASARAQSLAQREKLTQGRAGLLPQIGGAWSSTRIIFDQTAPAEFNKTFSSTGWTLSLSQPLFRWDRWETYKQGEIAAQAAEASLAQAQLDLITRTAQAYFDVLNAQDTLQLATAQRDAIQQQYEQARRNFDVGNANITDANDAQARRDAIDASVIAARSDFEIKQSALKQIIGEPVGTLAGVRPGVAIPQPEPASAEPWVDQARSSNLQVALAQYNLQSAERDVKKATAGHLPSVDLVAQTGHTNASGNQYLPSLPGGARFDSSQIGVQVSIPIFAGGAIQSRVRENIALQTKAANDLEFARRSAEQGARQAYIGVIAGLAQVKALEAAELSARTAYDSNQLAYGVGVRIGTDVLNSQAQLFQARRDLARARYDTIVNGLRLKSAAGSLSEADVIQVNTLLTANGSSDITALPPASAKSESAKPAGKSAKR, encoded by the coding sequence ATGGCCGCGCGCGGTTCGCTTGTTGTGCTGTGCTGTTCGATGATGCCGATGTTCGCGTGGGCGCAGGCCCAACCGAACCCGGCCGCTGCAACCGACCTCCTCTCCGCGTACCGTGCCGCGCTGGCGAACGATCCGCAATTCGCATCGGCGCGCGCGCAGTCGCTGGCGCAACGCGAGAAGCTCACGCAAGGCCGCGCCGGTCTGCTGCCGCAAATTGGCGGCGCCTGGAGTTCCACGCGCATCATCTTCGATCAAACCGCCCCGGCTGAATTCAACAAGACGTTCTCTTCGACGGGCTGGACGCTGTCGCTGTCGCAGCCGCTCTTCCGCTGGGACCGGTGGGAAACCTACAAGCAAGGGGAAATCGCTGCGCAGGCCGCCGAGGCCTCTCTCGCGCAAGCGCAACTCGATCTCATCACGCGCACGGCGCAGGCCTACTTTGACGTGCTCAACGCGCAGGACACGCTGCAACTCGCCACCGCGCAGCGCGATGCGATCCAGCAGCAGTACGAACAGGCTCGCCGCAACTTCGACGTCGGCAACGCCAACATCACCGACGCGAACGACGCGCAGGCCCGCCGCGACGCGATCGACGCCAGCGTCATTGCCGCACGCAGCGACTTCGAGATCAAGCAGTCGGCGCTCAAGCAGATCATCGGGGAGCCTGTTGGCACGTTGGCCGGCGTGCGCCCAGGCGTCGCGATCCCCCAGCCGGAGCCCGCTTCAGCGGAACCTTGGGTGGACCAGGCGCGCAGCAGCAACCTGCAGGTGGCACTGGCGCAATACAACCTGCAAAGTGCAGAGCGCGATGTGAAGAAAGCCACCGCGGGCCACCTGCCTTCGGTCGACCTCGTGGCGCAGACCGGCCACACCAATGCCAGCGGCAACCAATACCTGCCGTCGCTGCCGGGCGGCGCGCGCTTCGACAGTTCACAGATTGGCGTGCAGGTCTCGATCCCGATCTTTGCGGGCGGGGCGATCCAGTCGCGCGTGCGCGAGAACATCGCGTTGCAAACCAAGGCCGCAAATGACCTCGAATTTGCCCGCCGCTCTGCCGAGCAAGGGGCGAGGCAAGCCTATATTGGCGTGATTGCCGGACTTGCGCAGGTGAAAGCGCTGGAAGCGGCCGAGCTATCGGCGCGCACGGCATACGACTCCAACCAGCTCGCCTACGGTGTGGGCGTACGCATCGGCACCGACGTGCTGAATTCGCAGGCGCAGCTCTTCCAGGCACGCCGCGATCTGGCGCGCGCGCGTTACGACACCATCGTCAATGGGCTGCGGCTGAAGTCTGCCGCCGGCTCGTTGAGTGAGGCAGACGTGATTCAGGTGAACACGCTACTCACGGCAAACGGCTCGAGCGATATCACGGCGTTACCACCGGCAAGCGCCAAATCTGAATCGGCCAAACCTGCCGGCAAGTCCGCCAAGCGCTGA
- a CDS encoding rhodanese-like domain-containing protein — MQQLAPTALAQWLADASRAKPVLLDVRWTEEVEICAIPGITHIPMDQIPARASELNADQDIVCICHHGGRSAQVAQFLIQRAGFDAARVYNLQGGVHAWAHQVDPQMATY, encoded by the coding sequence ATGCAGCAGCTCGCCCCCACCGCCCTCGCCCAATGGCTCGCCGACGCATCGCGCGCGAAGCCCGTCCTGCTCGACGTGCGCTGGACGGAGGAGGTGGAAATCTGTGCCATTCCGGGCATCACGCACATCCCGATGGACCAGATCCCGGCACGTGCCAGCGAGCTGAATGCTGACCAAGACATCGTCTGCATCTGCCACCACGGCGGACGCAGCGCGCAGGTTGCGCAGTTTCTGATTCAACGTGCCGGCTTTGATGCTGCGCGCGTCTACAACCTGCAAGGCGGCGTCCATGCCTGGGCTCACCAGGTGGACCCGCAGATGGCGACGTACTGA